The Manis javanica isolate MJ-LG chromosome 13, MJ_LKY, whole genome shotgun sequence region CGCCCTCAGGGCCCGGCCTGAGCCCTGCCTGCGGCCCTGGCGCGGCCCCTTCTCTCCGGGTGCGGACCTTGGCGCCCCTCCCTTCCCCGAGATCGGGCCCCACACCGGGGGCCAGAGAGACCCCTTCCTAGTGTGCGCCTGCCTTGTGCGCCAAGGACCCCTGAAGCCCGCGTTCTGGAGGGAAGGGGGCGCCAATGGCCACGGAGCCAGAAACTCCTTCTGAGGGCTCGGAGGGATGCGGCGCAGCCTCCGTGTGCCCGGTGGGGTCTGGCTGGGCCCCCTCCACCTGTCCACAGGGAGAGGCgctctgggctgggggctggaatgCCGGTGCGGTGGGTGTCTCGGCCCAGGCTGACTTCGCACCCGCCCTCCACACCAACCCCTGTCAGACGCTGTGGCGGGGGCGGCGGACACCCCAGCGCCTGTCCCTGAGCCGTGGGTCCCACCACGCTCAGCCCCGAAGGAGCCAGTGGAGCCCCTGGTAAGAGCTTCCTTCAAGTGACGGAGGCTGGTGAGACCCTCATTCGGGGGAAGGGGCCTGGGCCAGCGGGGCGGTTTGTCCTGGTCCGACCTCCCCACGCTGTCCCGTTGCAGCAGAAGCCAGTGGCCTGGGCGCCCCCACCACAGCCGCCTGCGccccaggcagaggcagaggctagGGGCAAGGTCCCAGGCAGCGGGGAGGAGTGCCCACCTCTTACCAACCGCGGGCCCAAGGAGAGGCCGCTGAAGAAGGAGAGGCCACGGAGGGAGAGGCCTCGGAGGGAAGAGAAGCCACGGAGGGCCGAGAAGCCACGGGCTGCCGGGGAGCCCCGGGGAGCCCTACCCCGGCGCGGGGAGACCCGCGAAGGGGGCCATCGGCCGTGGGCGCGGGACTCCGGAGACTCTGAGAACAGGAAGAGGCAGGCCTGGGACTCCCCGAGGCGCCCCAACGAGGAGGACCGGCCGCCGGGACGCCTGAAGCATCGCGTAGGCAAGGGGAGGGACTAAGTAGGACCTGGGTTCAGGAATCCCCGTGGCCCCGAGGTTGCAGTGAAATAAAGGGAATACTGCAGCCCCGCGTCGCCTGCTCCTCAGGTGCCCCGGCCTGAATGACTGGGATGGGAGCTCGAGAAGGGTGGAGGTAGTGGGTGCCGCTGGGGATGACCCACTGGGCTCTGAGCATGGGAGATGAGCTGGCACAAGGGGACCCTCACCTGCCCCAAACACGCACGGACACCCCAGCCGGGTGCTGCTGGTCTTTATTGGGGGCAGTGCTTGGGGTCTGAATAAATATGGGCAGGGATGCCGCTGGGGCCCGGCGCAGGGGTCACCGGCAGCCGCACTCCGTGGCCACCATGTTGGGCACGTGGTGCGCGCTGATGCGCTCCTCGGACAGGCTGATGAGGAGTTTGCCCGTGTAGGCCGTGGGCACGCAGCAGGGCGGGCGCGCCAGGGCGGTGCCGCGGGCCTGCATCTTAAGCAGCAGCACCACGTGATTGCCGTAGCGCGGGTTGCGGTCGGACTGCGGCCAGCCGCACGCGCCCTGGCAGTTGTTGGCTTGGTAGGTCTCGGGGATGAGCACCGAGCGCTCGGCGCGCAGGTCCACGCTCAGCTCGCGCAGCGCGCACGGCCCGTCAGCAGCCCCGGCACCCGCGCTGCGCTGCGCCCGCCCACCCCGCTCACGCCCGCGCCACTCGGCGCGCAGGCCCTGGAGCGCCTTCAACAGCAGCAGCGCGCG contains the following coding sequences:
- the JSRP1 gene encoding junctional sarcoplasmic reticulum protein 1 isoform X1: MTTKALEELDGGGLGSCQAGEDLSALTDPCPGQPQEGRTQVTPRLADSSSYPPDSQEPVAEGSPREDVDARLKKTEKEPVTREPLGPAKLTQRAGAVPRSPARKKAQAAPPAPPPPPPAASEELPWGEVSLTKCLVLASLVALLGSAFQLCRDAVAGAADTPAPVPEPWVPPRSAPKEPVEPLQKPVAWAPPPQPPAPQAEAEARGKVPGSGEECPPLTNRGPKERPLKKERPRRERPRREEKPRRAEKPRAAGEPRGALPRRGETREGGHRPWARDSGDSENRKRQAWDSPRRPNEEDRPPGRLKHRVGKGRD
- the JSRP1 gene encoding junctional sarcoplasmic reticulum protein 1 isoform X4, encoding MTTKALEELDGGGLGSCQAVTPRLADSSSYPPDSQEPVAEGSPREDVDARLKKTEKEPVTREPLGPAKLTQRAGAVPRSPARKKAQAAPPAPPPPPPAASEELPWGEVSLTKCLVLASLVALLGSAFQLCRDAVAGAADTPAPVPEPWVPPRSAPKEPVEPLQKPVAWAPPPQPPAPQAEAEARGKVPGSGEECPPLTNRGPKERPLKKERPRRERPRREEKPRRAEKPRAAGEPRGALPRRGETREGGHRPWARDSGDSENRKRQAWDSPRRPNEEDRPPGRLKHRVGKGRD
- the JSRP1 gene encoding junctional sarcoplasmic reticulum protein 1 isoform X6 codes for the protein MEEVWAAARQEPVAEGSPREDVDARLKKTEKEPVTREPLGPAKLTQRAGAVPRSPARKKAQAAPPAPPPPPPAASEELPWGEVSLTKCLVLASLVALLGSAFQLCRDAVAGAADTPAPVPEPWVPPRSAPKEPVEPLQKPVAWAPPPQPPAPQAEAEARGKVPGSGEECPPLTNRGPKERPLKKERPRRERPRREEKPRRAEKPRAAGEPRGALPRRGETREGGHRPWARDSGDSENRKRQAWDSPRRPNEEDRPPGRLKHRVGKGRD
- the JSRP1 gene encoding junctional sarcoplasmic reticulum protein 1 isoform X5, with protein sequence MTTKALEELDGGGLGSCQAVTPRLADSSSYPPEPVAEGSPREDVDARLKKTEKEPVTREPLGPAKLTQRAGAVPRSPARKKAQAAPPAPPPPPPAASEELPWGEVSLTKCLVLASLVALLGSAFQLCRDAVAGAADTPAPVPEPWVPPRSAPKEPVEPLQKPVAWAPPPQPPAPQAEAEARGKVPGSGEECPPLTNRGPKERPLKKERPRRERPRREEKPRRAEKPRAAGEPRGALPRRGETREGGHRPWARDSGDSENRKRQAWDSPRRPNEEDRPPGRLKHRVGKGRD
- the JSRP1 gene encoding junctional sarcoplasmic reticulum protein 1 isoform X2; the encoded protein is MTTKALEELDGGGLGSCQAGEDLSALTDPCPGQPQEGRTQVTPRLADSSSYPPDSQEPVAEGSPREDVDARLKKTEKEPVTREPLGPAKLTQRAGAVPRSPARKKAQAAPPAPPPPPPAASEELPWGEVSLTKCLVLASLVALLGSAFQLCRDAVAGAADTPAPVPEPWVPPRSAPKEPVEPLKPVAWAPPPQPPAPQAEAEARGKVPGSGEECPPLTNRGPKERPLKKERPRRERPRREEKPRRAEKPRAAGEPRGALPRRGETREGGHRPWARDSGDSENRKRQAWDSPRRPNEEDRPPGRLKHRVGKGRD
- the JSRP1 gene encoding junctional sarcoplasmic reticulum protein 1 isoform X3 translates to MTTKALEELDGGGLGSCQAGEDLSALTDPCPGQPQEGRTQVTPRLADSSSYPPEPVAEGSPREDVDARLKKTEKEPVTREPLGPAKLTQRAGAVPRSPARKKAQAAPPAPPPPPPAASEELPWGEVSLTKCLVLASLVALLGSAFQLCRDAVAGAADTPAPVPEPWVPPRSAPKEPVEPLQKPVAWAPPPQPPAPQAEAEARGKVPGSGEECPPLTNRGPKERPLKKERPRRERPRREEKPRRAEKPRAAGEPRGALPRRGETREGGHRPWARDSGDSENRKRQAWDSPRRPNEEDRPPGRLKHRVGKGRD